The uncultured Paludibaculum sp. sequence CGTTTACCGAAAAGGACGGCAAGGTGGAGTGTTTCGCGCCTGGCTCGCAGTCCAGCCGGTTCAAGAATGCGCCGGCTGGCTACCTATACGCCGGCGATTCCGGCTGTCCGCAGGGTGGGTTCGATTCGCGCTGGGCGCAGTTCGCTCCGCGGCTGGGGCTGTCGTACAACCCCGACGGCGGCAAGACCGTGATTCGCGCCGGGGCCGGGCTGTTCTACCAGCCTCCGTTCCTGGAAGCGTTCAACAACATGTCCGACAGCGCGCCGTTCAGCCCGCAGGTTCAGTTGTTCCGGGTTCCGTTCTCTAATCCGTACGCGTCAGCGGTGAATCCTTTCCCGGCTCAGTTTGCGCCTATCGTGCCGCCCGGGGACGTCGCATTTGATCTTCCGATGAGTCTGGCGGTCTCGTACTCAAGGGACTGGCGCCCTTCCCGCGTCCTGAACTGGAACTTCACGGTGGAGCGGCAATTGACCGCCGACCTCCTGGCGCGCGTCTCCTACGTTGGGTCCAAGGGCACGCACCTGAACTACAACACGGACATCAACGCTCCACTACCCAGCCCGACGGCAACGGCCGACAACGAGGACGACCGCCGGCCCTACTCGCAGTTCCTGCAGTTTACGCAGAACATTGCCGGCGCCAATTCCAATTTCAATGCACTGCAGCTTTCGTTGGAGAAGCGGTTCTCGCGCGGATTCACACTGAGCGCCAACTACACCTGGGGCAAGAGCATCGACCCGATGTCGTATGCCACCGACCTCGACGGCATCAACGTGATCAACCCTTACAACGTGAATGCCTACCGCGCGGTCTCCGACTTCAACGTGCCGCACCGGTTTGTTCTGAACTCGTTGTGGCAGTTGCCCTCGCCTTCCGGCGGGGTGGCAAAACTCATTCTGGGCAACTGGCAGGCGTCGGGCATCTTCAGTTGGCAGAGCGGCTTCCCCCTCAACTTCTCGACGGCGAACGATACTTCGTTCAGCCTGCCGACAGTGGGCGACGATCAGGCGCAGCTATCCTGCAGCCCGCAATACACTGGCGGGTCGCGGGGCGACCGCATTGCAAGTTGGTTCCAGACGAAGTGCTTCGGGATTCCCCAGGACAACTCGTTTGGCAATGCCGGGCGCAACATCATGACCGGTCCCGGCACCGTGAATCTCGACTTCGGGGCACACAAGTCGTTCCGCATTACGGAGAAGAGCCAACTGCAGTTCCGGGCCGAGTTCTTCAACTTCCTCAACCACCCGTTGCTGGAAAACCCGGATACGACGGTGGGCGACACAAACTTCGGCCGCATTCTGGGTGCCCGGTCGCCCAGAACCGTCCAACTGGCGCTACGGCTGACCTTCTAAAGTAGATGGGCATGGCAGGCAATACGCGACGATCCTTTCTGGGGGGTGCCCTGGGCGCCCCCGCCCTTCTCGGACAGGGGAAACTGAGCGAGACGAAAGTCCACTCCGGACAGCAGTTCCCCGGCGTGAACTACCGTCAGTATGCGCGCTGCCTGCCGGACTATCTGCGTGGCCTGGCCTCTACCGCCAGGAAGACGCGCGAGACCGCGCTAAGCAGGCTGACAACGCCGGCCGGGATCCAGCAGCGGCAACGCTGGGTGCGGCAGACACTGATGGAACTAATCGGTTCGTTGCCCGAACGGACAGATCTGAACACGAAGACGGTGGGTTCGTTGGAACGCGAGGGCTACCGGGTGGAGAGGCTGGTCTACGAAAGCCAGCCGAATTTCCATATCCCGGCCAACCTCTACATCCCGACGGTGGGTAGACCACCGTTTCCGGCCGTGTTGTTTCAGCTTGGGCATTCCGGCAACGGCAAGGCCTACGACAGTTACCAACGGGCATGCCAGGGACTGGTGAAGCTGGGCTTTCTTGTATTGGCGTTCGATCCCATGGGGCAAGGTGAGCGGATCTACTATCCCGGCATCCCGGGCCAGCACACGCGGCTGGAGGGCGGCGCGGATGGCGAGCACACGGTGCCGGGCCGCCAGATGCTGTTGACGGGCACGACGTCGACGCAGATGCAGCTTTGGGACGCCATCCGCAGCCTGGACTACCTGGCGAGCCACCCGTTGGCGGACACCACGCGGATCGCTTCCACGGGGCAGTCCGGAGGGGCGACGCTGACGATGCTGCTGTGCGCGGTGGATGACCGGTTAAAGACCGCCGCTGTGTTCAGCGGCAACACCGAGAACGTGGCCTGCCGGAACTTCCTGCCCCCGGGATCCACCGACGATGCCGAACAGGATTTCGTGGGCTCCGGCCCGCTGGGCTTCGACCGCTGGGATCTGTTCTATCCATTCGCTCCGAAACCAATGCTGATCTCCGTCAGCGATAAGGATAGCTTCGGCACGTACTCACCGAATTATGTGAGCGACGCCTGGGAGGAGTATCGGAAGCTGGCGGCCGTGTACAGGACGCTGGGCGCGGCCGGCGCTCTCGGTTGGGCCGATACACCGCTGCCGCACGGACTCTCGTACGACAGCCGGTTGCAGATGTACAACTGGATGCTGCGGCACCTGAAGGGGGACGCGAAAGCAATCAGCGAAGAGCCGGCGGTCTCGCCCGAGCGAGACTCCACCCTATGGGCGACGAAGGATGCGAGCACGGTGACTACGTTCGGCGGAGCCACGCCGTTCACCCTGACCAAACAGAGGGCGGACACCCTCGTTCGCTCTCCGAAGCCGGCTTCCCTGGAAAAGCTTCTGCGGCTGGAGCGGCCCGTACCCTCCATGCCGGTATCGCTGCGAAAGGTGCCCTCCGCGGGTGGAGTCACCATCGAGGCTCTGGAAATCCCTTCCGTGGCGAATGTCGTACTGCCCGCATGGCTGTTTCGTCCGAAACAGGAGTCCGCGGCGAGCCCGGTCCTGCTGCTGCTCCACCCGGGCGGCCGGAATCGAGCGTGGCATGAAGGTGAGCTTTGCCACAACCTGGCGCTGGGCGGCGTGACGGTGTGCGCGGCGGATGTGCGCGGTATCGGCGACATGGGTCCGGAGTTCAGTGCGGGCGCGCCGGGGTATACGCGCGAGCACCAGTCGGAAGAGAACTACGCGTGGGGCTCGCTGATCCTCGGCCGGCCGATGCTGGGGCAGAGGGCCACCGATATTCTCGCCTTGGTGGGCGCGTTGCGCGCCGGCCCTGACAACTCCGGGCGACGGGTTGTTGTAGCCGCCTATGGTGCGATGACCGTGCCGGCGCTCTGTGCGGCGAGTCTGGATGCAAGAATCGAACGGCTCTACCTGGCGGGCGGTCTTTCGTCGTTCCGAAGCATTGTCGAGACCGAAGAGTACCAGCACTCTCTGGCGGATTTTGTGCCCGGCGTCCTCGGCCAGACGGACTTGCCGGAGCTTGTGGCCGGGCTGGCTCCGAGGCGGGTAGCGGTGGGCGGTGCGATGGACGCGGCGCGGCACCCGCACACCATGGAGGCCGCGAAAGCGATCTATGCGGCGGCGCTCCAGCGCGGGCACCTTGAGTTGCGCGTCGAGCCGGACTGGAGCCTGGACGCGCTGAAGGCGGTCTGCCAGTGATGTGGAGAGCGCATCCTATACTAAGAGGCGGCTTGGAGTGAAAGACTCGGAGACCACGTGGGTCAGGGCAAGGAGTTAAGAGTGAAGAAGAGGCCGTCCTTCCAGGAGTTGGCGCAGAAAGCCAACGTCAGCACGGCGACAGTGTCGCGAATTGCCCGTGGGCAGGTCAACGTGGACGCAGCCATCAAAGAGCGGGTGCGGCTCGCGGCGGAAGAGCTCGGTATCGATCTCGATCAGAGGCGGAACGAGAAGTCCACCATCATCGCCTTCATCCTGGCGAACAGAGACATCCTCCACAACTTCCAGGCGCGGATTCTGTTTGGCGCCGAGAACTATTGCTCGGCACAGAGCAAGGAGTTGCTGTTCCTCACGTTGCGCTACTCGCCCACGGTTCCGTCTCGCGATCTCCACCTGCCGCGCATCCTGAACCAGCGGGCGCTGGTGCGCGCGGTGATCCTGGGCGGAACAAACTCACCCAACATGCTGGAAGCGCTGAAGGAGCGAGAGATCCCGTTTTCCGTGCTCGGCAACAATGTACTGGGGCACTGGGCGTCGAGTGAGTTTGACGCAGTGTACTCCGACGATACGCAGGGTGCGTTCGACCTGACGGGCCACCTGATCGCGGAGGGGCATCGGGACATCTGGTTCATCGGCGACAACGACCTGCCATGGTATGCGCGTTGCGCGAAGGGTTACCGCGAGCGCATGACACAGTCCGGGCTCGCGCCGCGATTCAGCGAGATCCACTCCGACGACCGGCAGCTGGGTTATCTCGCGATGAGGTCGATCTTATCTCGACGAGAGCCAATCACGGCCGTCATCGCCGGCTCGGATCAGATTGCACGCGGAGTCTATGAGGCACTGCAGCAGGCCGGTTTGCGCATCCCGGCCGACATCAGTGTGGCCGGCTTCAATGACAGTGAAGCGGCGTTGATGGATCCGCCGTTGACCAGCGTACGCGAGTTCCCTGAGGAACTAGGCAAGCATCTGGCGGAGTTCGTTCTGCGAAGAGTGCAGGAACCCGAGCGGGCGACTCAGCAATTGACGATTCCCACGCGCGTGGTGGTGCGGGCCTCCACACGTGCGATCTGGTCGGACAAACCGGTGCCGGAGAACAGCGGCGCTGGACTCATTTCGAATGTATAAGCCAATGAATCGCCACGGCAGCCAATGAGACAACAGATCGAGGCGGCTCCACCGGAGCCAACGGCGGTCCAACCGTCACAGCGGCGCTGGTGGATCGTGTGGGCCCTCTTCGGCTCCACGGTATTGAACTACTTCAACCGGCAGACGCTGTCGGTGCTCGCGCCGTTGATCTCTCAACAACTCCACTTGAGTCATAGCGACCTTTCGCGGATTTTCGCGGCGTTTCAAGTGTCCTATGCGGTGATGTGGCTGGTGGGTGGGATCGCGCTCGACATCGTAGGAACGCGCCTGGGGCTGTCGCTGGCGGTCGTCTGGTGGTCCCTGGTGAGCCTGGCGACGTCGTTTGCCAATTCCGTGGCTTCGTTTGGGGCGCTGCGATTCCTGCTGGGCATCGGAGAAGGATTCAATTGGCCTGGCGCGAGCAAGACCGTGGCGGAAGTCTTTCCACCACAGGAGCGCGGACTGGCCGTCGCCATCTTTGACAGCGGATCGAGCGTGGGTGGTGCTTTGGCTGCGTTCTGTATTCCCTGGATTGCCCTCAAGTTCGGTTGGCGCTCGGCATTCGCGTTCTCCGGGATTCTGGGGTTCGCGTGGATGGCCTGGTGGCTGTTGGTTTACCCTCGTCCGGTGAAGGCATCGCAGACCGGGATGGCCGGTGAACGTGCATTTCTGCGGTCGATGCGTCTCTGGATTCCGACACTAAAACGGAAAGAGACGTGGGCCGTGGTGCTGGGGCGCTCGCTGACGGATCCGGTGTGGTGGTTCTATGTGTTCTGGCTACCGCAGTATTTGAGTGACGCGCGTGGATTCAGCCTGGAACGGATCGCGCTGTTCGCCTGGATCCCGTTTGTCGCGGCCGACGCGGGCAACTTCGCAGCCGGGTTCGTCTCCGGCCGGTTGATCCGGCGCGGCATGCCGGTGATGCGAGCCCGCAAGCTGGTCTGCGTGGTGAGTTGCGTGCCGATGCTGGGCGGGATTCCCGCGGCCTCCGTCCAGAGTCCCTTTTGGGCGCTGGCACTGATCTGCCTGGCGCTGTTTGGCTACGCGAGCTGGTCGACGATGGGGCTGACCTTGCCCTCTGATCTGTTCCCGCCGGACGTGGTGGGCTCGGTGACAGGCCTTAGCGGACTGGGCGCCGGCGCGGTTTCCACGCTGTTCACATTGTCGATTGGCGTGTTGGTTGATCGCTTTTCCTACGGGCCGGCATTTGTTGTGGCTGGAATCATGCCGCTACTGGCTACGCTCAGTATCCTGGCGTTGATCCGGCCGGACCAAGAAGCAAGCGCGGGACGTGCTTCCGCATAATCATCGAACTCCAAGGAGGCTTCCAATGATGAAAGCAGTGACAAGAAGAGGTTTTGTCGGTGCAGCGGTCGCGGCTCTGCCCTCCACGGCGCTGTCCTATTCACGGATTCCCGGCGCGAACGACCGTATTCAGATTGGCGAGATCGGTTGCGGCCACCGGGCGTCAGGCCATCGCAAGATGCTGAAGAAGTCCCTGGCCACCGATCCGAAGTTTGATTTCCGCAGTGTGTGCGACCTGTGGTCGGTCAACCGCGAGCGGGCTGCCGACGACGCAAAGCAGCTGTTTGGTGTGCGGCCCAAGACATACAAGTACTCCGAGGAGATACTGGCCGACCCCGAGTTGGATGCGGTGATGATCGGCACCGGCGATCATCAGCACGCCAGGATCCTGGCCGAGGTGGTGCGTGCCGGCAAGGACTGTTACTGCGAGAAGCCGATGGCGAATACGTTGGAAGATGCCAAGCTCGCTCGCGAAGCCGTGCTCACCAGCCAGCGCGTCGTGCAGATGGGCTCGCAGTGGCTGAGCGATCCCTATCAGCAGCAGGTGCGCGACATGGTGCGCAGTGGCAAGCTGGGCAAGATCGTGTCGGTGGACCAAAGCTGGAACTTCAACGGGCCTCGCTGGCATGTGCCCAAGAGTCCGGATGTCGCGGCCTTGAAGGAACAGGACACCGATTGGAAGCGGTGGCTGCTGGGGCGTCCCTGGCGGCCGTTCGACCCCCGCGTCTACTTCGAGTTCCGCATCTTCAAGGATTTCTCGGGCGGAATTACGGACCAGTGGTACAGTCACGGCTCCGGGCTCGCGCATTTCTACCTCGACACGTTCATCCCCGACGACACGGTGGCCAACGGCGGCATCTTCGCCTGGCACGATGTGCGCGAGAACCCCGACACGATGCAGATGGCCTCGACGTTCGCGGAGAAGCAGGTTCTCTACACCTACAGCACAACCTTCGGCGGTGGCTATGGCGACCACACGATCATCCGGGGTACGCGTGGGTCGTTGTACTCGCCCGGTGGCGAGGGCAGCCCGCAGTGGTGGTTCATCGAAGAGACACGCAGCGCC is a genomic window containing:
- a CDS encoding acetylxylan esterase, translated to MAGNTRRSFLGGALGAPALLGQGKLSETKVHSGQQFPGVNYRQYARCLPDYLRGLASTARKTRETALSRLTTPAGIQQRQRWVRQTLMELIGSLPERTDLNTKTVGSLEREGYRVERLVYESQPNFHIPANLYIPTVGRPPFPAVLFQLGHSGNGKAYDSYQRACQGLVKLGFLVLAFDPMGQGERIYYPGIPGQHTRLEGGADGEHTVPGRQMLLTGTTSTQMQLWDAIRSLDYLASHPLADTTRIASTGQSGGATLTMLLCAVDDRLKTAAVFSGNTENVACRNFLPPGSTDDAEQDFVGSGPLGFDRWDLFYPFAPKPMLISVSDKDSFGTYSPNYVSDAWEEYRKLAAVYRTLGAAGALGWADTPLPHGLSYDSRLQMYNWMLRHLKGDAKAISEEPAVSPERDSTLWATKDASTVTTFGGATPFTLTKQRADTLVRSPKPASLEKLLRLERPVPSMPVSLRKVPSAGGVTIEALEIPSVANVVLPAWLFRPKQESAASPVLLLLHPGGRNRAWHEGELCHNLALGGVTVCAADVRGIGDMGPEFSAGAPGYTREHQSEENYAWGSLILGRPMLGQRATDILALVGALRAGPDNSGRRVVVAAYGAMTVPALCAASLDARIERLYLAGGLSSFRSIVETEEYQHSLADFVPGVLGQTDLPELVAGLAPRRVAVGGAMDAARHPHTMEAAKAIYAAALQRGHLELRVEPDWSLDALKAVCQ
- a CDS encoding LacI family DNA-binding transcriptional regulator, with product MKKRPSFQELAQKANVSTATVSRIARGQVNVDAAIKERVRLAAEELGIDLDQRRNEKSTIIAFILANRDILHNFQARILFGAENYCSAQSKELLFLTLRYSPTVPSRDLHLPRILNQRALVRAVILGGTNSPNMLEALKEREIPFSVLGNNVLGHWASSEFDAVYSDDTQGAFDLTGHLIAEGHRDIWFIGDNDLPWYARCAKGYRERMTQSGLAPRFSEIHSDDRQLGYLAMRSILSRREPITAVIAGSDQIARGVYEALQQAGLRIPADISVAGFNDSEAALMDPPLTSVREFPEELGKHLAEFVLRRVQEPERATQQLTIPTRVVVRASTRAIWSDKPVPENSGAGLISNV
- a CDS encoding Gfo/Idh/MocA family oxidoreductase, yielding MMKAVTRRGFVGAAVAALPSTALSYSRIPGANDRIQIGEIGCGHRASGHRKMLKKSLATDPKFDFRSVCDLWSVNRERAADDAKQLFGVRPKTYKYSEEILADPELDAVMIGTGDHQHARILAEVVRAGKDCYCEKPMANTLEDAKLAREAVLTSQRVVQMGSQWLSDPYQQQVRDMVRSGKLGKIVSVDQSWNFNGPRWHVPKSPDVAALKEQDTDWKRWLLGRPWRPFDPRVYFEFRIFKDFSGGITDQWYSHGSGLAHFYLDTFIPDDTVANGGIFAWHDVRENPDTMQMASTFAEKQVLYTYSTTFGGGYGDHTIIRGTRGSLYSPGGEGSPQWWFIEETRSAWGSNVVFDLHTGKAKPQLVTIPGSTDVPPVDQDDNLKYHTDNWLQCMRSRKTPNGSIETGFAHAVAVVMANRGYREGRKMYWDRKNEQILDHPPTA
- a CDS encoding MFS transporter, which translates into the protein MRQQIEAAPPEPTAVQPSQRRWWIVWALFGSTVLNYFNRQTLSVLAPLISQQLHLSHSDLSRIFAAFQVSYAVMWLVGGIALDIVGTRLGLSLAVVWWSLVSLATSFANSVASFGALRFLLGIGEGFNWPGASKTVAEVFPPQERGLAVAIFDSGSSVGGALAAFCIPWIALKFGWRSAFAFSGILGFAWMAWWLLVYPRPVKASQTGMAGERAFLRSMRLWIPTLKRKETWAVVLGRSLTDPVWWFYVFWLPQYLSDARGFSLERIALFAWIPFVAADAGNFAAGFVSGRLIRRGMPVMRARKLVCVVSCVPMLGGIPAASVQSPFWALALICLALFGYASWSTMGLTLPSDLFPPDVVGSVTGLSGLGAGAVSTLFTLSIGVLVDRFSYGPAFVVAGIMPLLATLSILALIRPDQEASAGRASA